In the genome of Entelurus aequoreus isolate RoL-2023_Sb linkage group LG15, RoL_Eaeq_v1.1, whole genome shotgun sequence, one region contains:
- the LOC133630104 gene encoding protein CDV3 homolog: MADVSSEKSLDDFFAKRDKKKKKEKGKGKEASAPSTGVMKKMKKESEKSSKSDNPDANNEKEDEEWKVFEQKEVDYSGLRLQALQISDEKEEEDYEEEELDEDGEVIGGEKMSGPWNKPGAAPAPAPPVEEVEVPESKPAGVYRPPGARLTSSKRGQTQGPPEIFNDAQFPSLMATGKHVETRKDREMEKTFEVVKHRTRGRDDNGGTPVQQQLQLDNQYAVLGDK, encoded by the exons ATGGCGGATGTGTCAAGTGAGAAAAGCCTGGACGACTTCTTTGCCAAGCgggacaaaaagaagaagaaagagaaaggAAAGGGCAAGGAGGCCTCTGCGCCGTCGACGGGGGTGATGAAAAAGATGAAAAAAGAGTCCGAAAAGTCCTCCAAAAGCGACAATCCCGACGCAAATAACGAAAAG GAGGATGAGGAGTGGAAAGTGTTCGAGCAAAAAGAAGTGGATTACAGCGGACTGCGGCTGCAGGCCTTGCAAATCAG CGACGAGAAGGAAGAAGAGGATTACGAGGAGGAGGAGCTTGATGAGGATGGAGAGGTCATCGGCGGCGAAAAAATGTCGGGACCGTGGAACAAGCCTGGGGCCGCTCCTGCCCCTGCGCCACCTGTTG AGGAAGTAGAGGTGCCAGAGTCTAAACCTGCGGGCGTTTACCGACCTCCAGGAGCTCGACTCACCTCTTCAAAACGTGGCCAGACACAGGGACCCCCTGAGATTTTCAATGATGCTCAGTTCCCTTCCCTGATGGCCACCGGCAAGCACGTGGAGACTCGCAA GGACCGAGAGATGGAGAAGACGTTTGAGGTAGTAAAGCACAGGACCCGTGGACGTGACGACAACGGTGGCACTCCCGTGCAGCAGCAGCTTCAGCTGGACAACCAGTACGCAGTGCTGGGTGACAAATAG